From Pseudomonas sp. B21-028, one genomic window encodes:
- a CDS encoding lysylphosphatidylglycerol synthase transmembrane domain-containing protein has protein sequence MKRLIWLAAALLTALLVPLLVGGGEMWSRVQRFPMSLLLSMLGMIGLCWTLNAVRLRLLLGEQRGCIGGLKSIGVVMSTEFAMCATPGGSGGPLTLMALLARNGVRPAHASAVFAMDQLSDLLFFLCALVGILLYALFQNLSQRMEWMLALSAFSLFGGLIGCALVARYHRRLILLGARLLRHLRVKATTRRRWGRKILNFLAAFTATLKLPRQTLFQVFGLTCLHWALRYSVLYLALKGLGADLQWAWSFLVQMLSLSAGQFSLLPGGAGAAEVTSAALLAPMVGKSTAAAAILIWRAVTYYFYLVAGGPVFFLMVGRPLIKKLMKLRQA, from the coding sequence ATGAAGCGGCTGATCTGGCTGGCTGCGGCGCTGCTCACGGCGCTGTTGGTGCCGCTGCTGGTGGGTGGCGGGGAAATGTGGTCACGGGTGCAGCGGTTTCCCATGTCTCTGCTGTTGAGCATGCTGGGCATGATCGGGCTGTGCTGGACGCTGAACGCCGTGCGCCTGCGGCTGTTGCTGGGGGAACAACGTGGGTGCATCGGCGGGCTGAAAAGCATCGGTGTGGTGATGTCCACCGAGTTCGCCATGTGCGCAACACCCGGCGGCAGCGGCGGGCCGTTGACGCTGATGGCCCTGCTGGCCCGCAACGGCGTGCGCCCGGCCCACGCCAGCGCGGTGTTCGCCATGGACCAGTTGAGCGACCTGCTGTTCTTCCTCTGCGCCCTGGTGGGCATCCTGCTGTATGCGCTGTTCCAGAATCTCAGCCAGCGCATGGAATGGATGCTGGCGCTGAGCGCGTTTTCGCTGTTTGGCGGGCTGATCGGCTGTGCCTTGGTAGCTCGCTACCATCGCCGGCTGATCCTGCTGGGCGCCAGGCTGCTGCGACATCTGCGCGTGAAAGCCACTACCCGCCGCCGCTGGGGGCGCAAGATCCTGAATTTCCTGGCGGCGTTCACCGCGACGCTGAAACTGCCACGGCAGACGCTCTTCCAGGTATTCGGCCTGACCTGCCTGCACTGGGCCCTGCGCTATAGCGTGCTCTACCTGGCGCTGAAAGGGTTGGGGGCGGATCTGCAATGGGCCTGGAGTTTCCTGGTCCAGATGCTGTCCCTCAGCGCGGGACAATTCAGCCTGCTACCCGGCGGCGCCGGGGCCGCGGAGGTGACATCGGCCGCGCTGCTAGCGCCCATGGTGGGCAAGTCCACCGCAGCGGCGGCAATTCTGATCTGGCGGGCAGTGACCTATTACTTCTATCTGGTGGCCGGCGGGCCGGTGTTCTTCCTGATGGTGGGGCGTCCGTTGATCAAGAAGCTGATGAAGCTGAGACAAGCTTGA
- the purU gene encoding formyltetrahydrofolate deformylase, translating into MRTFRLVIACPDRVGIVAKVSNFLASHNGWITEASHHSDNQSGWFFMRHEIRADSLPFGIEAFREAFAPIAEEFSMDWRITDTEQKKRVVLMASRESHCLADLLHRWHSDELDCDIACVISNHDDLRSMVEWHGIPYYHVPVNPQDKQPAFAEVSRLVRQHDAEVVVLARYMQILPPALCSEYAHKVINIHHSFLPSFVGAKPYHQASMRGVKLIGATCHYVTEELDAGPIIEQDVVRVSHSDSIEDMVRFGRDVEKMVLARGLRYHLEDRVLVHGNKTVVF; encoded by the coding sequence ATGCGCACTTTTCGGCTGGTGATTGCTTGCCCGGACCGCGTCGGTATCGTTGCTAAAGTCAGTAACTTTCTGGCGTCCCATAACGGCTGGATCACTGAAGCAAGCCATCACTCGGACAATCAGAGCGGCTGGTTTTTCATGCGTCACGAGATTCGGGCCGACTCGCTGCCCTTTGGCATCGAAGCTTTTCGCGAGGCGTTCGCGCCGATTGCCGAAGAGTTCTCGATGGACTGGCGCATCACCGACACCGAGCAGAAAAAACGCGTGGTGCTGATGGCCAGCCGTGAGTCCCACTGCCTGGCAGACCTGTTGCACCGTTGGCACAGCGACGAGCTCGACTGCGACATCGCCTGCGTGATTTCCAACCACGACGACCTGCGCAGCATGGTGGAGTGGCACGGCATCCCGTACTACCACGTCCCGGTCAACCCCCAAGACAAGCAGCCGGCGTTCGCTGAAGTCTCGCGGCTGGTCAGGCAGCACGATGCCGAGGTGGTGGTGCTCGCCCGCTACATGCAGATCCTGCCGCCGGCCTTGTGCAGCGAATACGCCCATAAGGTCATCAACATCCATCACAGCTTCCTGCCGTCGTTCGTCGGCGCCAAGCCCTACCACCAGGCTTCGATGCGGGGCGTGAAGCTGATTGGCGCCACTTGCCACTACGTGACCGAAGAACTGGACGCCGGTCCGATCATCGAGCAGGACGTGGTGCGGGTCAGCCACAGCGACAGCATCGAAGACATGGTGCGCTTCGGCCGCGACGTGGAGAAGATGGTGCTGGCCCGAGGCTTGCGTTATCACCTGGAAGACCGGGTGCTGGTGCACGGCAACAAGACTGTGGTGTTCTGA
- the mvaT gene encoding histone-like nucleoid-structuring protein MvaT: MSLITEYNATKQAIEELQQRLADLSKDDKLQKELEFEGKLRTLMGEYSKSLRDIIGLLDPEAKSGKAPRGGAVKTTGTKRARKVKQYKNPHNGEVIETKGGNHKTLKEWKAKWGGDVVEGWATLLG; the protein is encoded by the coding sequence ATGTCCTTGATCACTGAATACAACGCTACAAAACAAGCCATTGAAGAACTGCAACAGCGTCTGGCCGACCTGTCCAAAGACGATAAATTGCAAAAAGAATTGGAATTCGAAGGCAAACTGCGCACTCTGATGGGCGAATATTCCAAGTCCCTGCGCGACATCATTGGTCTGCTGGATCCAGAAGCCAAGTCGGGTAAAGCACCTCGTGGCGGCGCCGTGAAAACTACCGGCACCAAACGCGCTCGCAAAGTTAAGCAATACAAAAACCCGCACAACGGCGAAGTCATCGAAACCAAAGGTGGCAACCACAAGACTCTGAAAGAGTGGAAAGCCAAGTGGGGCGGTGACGTGGTTGAAGGCTGGGCAACCCTGCTGGGCTAA
- the sbcB gene encoding exodeoxyribonuclease I, producing the protein MTSIFWYDYETTGIDPRCDRPLQVAGIRTDFELNEIDEPVNLYCLPSDDILPHPAACAITGITPTCLAEKGLSEADFMTRVHQQLAAPGTCGAGYNTLRFDDEMTRYSLYRNFFDPYAREWQGGNSRWDLIDLVRAAYALRPDGIAWPQEDGRVTLKLERLTAANGIDHGQAHDALSDVRATIALARLIRQKQPRLYDWLFQLRSKQKVMDQIRLLQPMVHVSGRFSAARNYIGVVLPLAWHPKNRNALIVCDLHLDPQGLLDHDADILRQRLYTRRDELLEGELPVPLKLIHINKCPVVAPLSVLRAEDRQRLQLDMDGLQQRALQLSDARQVWQDKLQAIYGREDFTASEDPEQQLYTGFLGDRDRRLCEQVRMADPAHLAQERWPFDDERLPELLFRYRARNFPDTLNPEEQGRWRLFCQQRLSSPQWGAPNTLERFDEAMGEWLALSTPLQREVLMEWQGYSQQLRKRLSL; encoded by the coding sequence GTGACCTCCATCTTCTGGTACGACTACGAAACCACCGGCATCGATCCGCGTTGTGACCGGCCCTTGCAGGTAGCGGGCATCCGTACTGATTTCGAACTCAATGAAATCGACGAACCGGTGAACCTGTATTGCCTGCCGAGCGATGACATCCTGCCTCATCCGGCGGCTTGTGCCATTACGGGAATCACCCCGACGTGCCTGGCTGAAAAAGGCTTGAGCGAAGCCGATTTCATGACCCGTGTCCACCAGCAACTGGCCGCGCCCGGTACCTGTGGCGCCGGGTACAACACCCTGCGTTTCGACGATGAAATGACCCGCTACAGCCTTTATCGGAATTTTTTCGACCCGTATGCGCGGGAGTGGCAGGGTGGCAACAGCCGTTGGGACTTGATCGACCTGGTCCGTGCGGCCTATGCGCTGCGCCCCGATGGTATTGCCTGGCCGCAAGAGGACGGCCGGGTCACCCTCAAGCTCGAGCGCCTGACCGCCGCCAATGGCATCGACCATGGCCAGGCTCACGACGCATTGTCGGACGTGCGCGCAACGATTGCCCTGGCTCGCCTGATCCGCCAGAAGCAACCCAGGCTCTACGACTGGCTGTTCCAGTTGCGCAGCAAGCAGAAGGTGATGGACCAGATCCGCCTGTTGCAGCCAATGGTGCATGTCTCCGGGCGCTTCTCGGCCGCTCGAAACTACATCGGTGTGGTTTTGCCACTGGCCTGGCATCCGAAGAACCGCAATGCCCTGATTGTCTGCGACCTGCACCTGGATCCCCAAGGGTTGTTGGACCACGATGCGGATATCTTGCGGCAGCGTTTATATACCCGCCGCGACGAACTGCTCGAGGGAGAGTTGCCAGTGCCCCTCAAACTCATTCATATCAATAAATGTCCGGTGGTCGCGCCGCTGTCGGTGCTGCGTGCCGAGGACCGGCAGCGATTGCAACTGGACATGGATGGACTGCAGCAACGGGCGTTGCAGCTAAGTGATGCCCGGCAAGTTTGGCAGGATAAACTTCAGGCTATTTATGGCCGCGAGGATTTCACCGCCAGCGAGGACCCCGAGCAACAGTTATACACAGGCTTCCTCGGTGATCGCGATCGTCGTTTATGTGAACAAGTGCGCATGGCGGATCCGGCTCATTTGGCACAAGAACGCTGGCCTTTCGATGATGAGCGTTTGCCGGAATTATTGTTCCGATATCGTGCGCGTAACTTTCCAGATACCTTGAATCCGGAAGAGCAGGGGCGCTGGAGGCTGTTCTGCCAGCAACGCCTGTCATCACCGCAATGGGGCGCACCCAATACCTTGGAAAGGTTTGATGAGGCGATGGGAGAATGGCTGGCGCTTTCCACGCCATTGCAGCGAGAGGTGCTTATGGAGTGGCAAGGTTACAGCCAGCAACTGCGCAAACGTTTAAGCCTTTGA
- a CDS encoding RDD family protein — protein sequence MLETPALQRTATLPPPLDTRYQVETPEGIDLPLRPAGLIPRALAFAIDLGIRGLILGFLFGILAFFGDLGIGLGSILLFVISWWYMVLFEVLHQGCSPGKQMMGLRVVQDDGRPIGWSASLIRNLLRFVDMLPFGYTFGAISCLQHPAFKRLGDLAAGTLVVYREQPVKRPALPSVLPVRPPFALSLNEQRAVLGFAERQAELSQARVNELATILAAPLNVQPPRAVAELNGIARGLLGPT from the coding sequence ATGCTCGAGACACCAGCACTGCAAAGGACCGCGACGCTGCCCCCGCCACTGGACACGCGGTATCAGGTCGAGACGCCCGAAGGCATCGACCTGCCACTGCGCCCGGCGGGGTTGATACCCCGCGCGCTGGCTTTTGCCATCGACCTGGGAATACGGGGGCTGATCCTGGGTTTTCTGTTCGGCATCCTCGCGTTTTTCGGTGACCTGGGTATCGGCCTGGGCTCCATCCTGCTGTTCGTGATCAGTTGGTGGTACATGGTGCTGTTCGAGGTATTGCACCAAGGGTGCTCTCCCGGCAAGCAAATGATGGGGTTGCGGGTGGTACAGGACGACGGCCGTCCCATCGGCTGGTCCGCCTCGCTGATCCGCAACCTGCTGCGTTTCGTCGACATGCTGCCCTTCGGCTACACCTTCGGGGCGATCAGTTGCCTGCAGCACCCGGCGTTCAAGCGCCTGGGCGACCTGGCGGCCGGCACGCTGGTGGTGTATCGCGAGCAACCGGTCAAGCGCCCCGCCCTGCCATCAGTACTGCCGGTACGCCCACCCTTTGCCCTGAGCCTGAACGAGCAACGCGCGGTGCTCGGTTTCGCCGAGCGCCAGGCCGAACTGTCCCAAGCCAGAGTCAACGAACTGGCGACCATCCTGGCTGCCCCCCTGAACGTCCAGCCACCGCGAGCCGTGGCCGAACTCAATGGCATCGCCCGCGGCCTGCTGGGGCCGACATGA
- a CDS encoding stage II sporulation protein M, translating to MKQSLFESRHQGEWDQLSRQLDQLERSRNVPQSSDFPHAYRRLCQHLALAQARGYSSLLVDTLQQLALRGHQQLYRDRSRPSASLSTFILFGFPRLVREQWRFVLAASLMFLGSLAGIGLLVYLFPDLVYSVMDAEEISQIRSMYDPAAGHLGRSIERAASEDWAMFGYYIMHNIGIAFQTFASGMMFGLGSAFFLFFNGLTIGAIAGHLTQIGSGGTFWSFVIGHGAFELTAISLAGAAGLQLGWALIAPGRLTRGEALRLAAGKSVSMIGGVMLFLLLAAFIEAYWSSSSVSPTVKYTVGALLWLLVVSYLLFAGRIRHAAE from the coding sequence ATGAAGCAAAGCCTGTTCGAAAGCCGTCACCAAGGGGAATGGGACCAGCTGTCCCGGCAACTCGATCAACTGGAGCGCAGCCGCAACGTGCCCCAGAGCAGCGATTTTCCCCACGCCTACCGCCGGCTCTGCCAGCACCTGGCATTGGCCCAGGCGCGGGGCTACAGCAGCCTGCTGGTCGATACCCTGCAACAACTTGCGTTGCGCGGACACCAGCAGCTCTACCGTGACCGCAGCCGGCCGTCGGCCAGCCTTTCGACGTTCATCCTGTTCGGTTTTCCCCGCCTGGTACGTGAACAATGGCGCTTCGTGCTGGCGGCCAGCCTGATGTTCCTCGGCAGCCTGGCCGGCATCGGGCTGCTGGTCTATCTGTTTCCGGACCTTGTCTATAGCGTGATGGATGCCGAAGAGATCAGCCAGATCCGCAGCATGTACGACCCGGCTGCCGGCCACCTGGGGCGCTCGATCGAGCGGGCGGCCAGCGAAGACTGGGCCATGTTCGGCTACTACATCATGCATAACATCGGCATCGCTTTTCAGACGTTTGCCAGCGGCATGATGTTTGGCCTGGGCAGTGCCTTCTTCCTTTTTTTCAATGGCCTGACCATTGGCGCGATCGCCGGGCACCTGACCCAGATCGGTTCCGGAGGCACCTTCTGGTCGTTCGTGATCGGGCATGGCGCCTTCGAACTCACCGCCATCAGCCTGGCCGGCGCCGCAGGCCTGCAACTGGGCTGGGCATTGATCGCGCCGGGACGCCTCACCCGGGGCGAAGCCCTGCGGCTCGCCGCGGGCAAAAGCGTGTCGATGATCGGCGGGGTCATGCTGTTCCTGCTCCTTGCCGCGTTCATCGAAGCGTATTGGTCCTCCAGCAGCGTGTCCCCCACCGTCAAATACACCGTCGGCGCCTTGCTGTGGCTGCTGGTGGTCAGTTACCTGCTGTTTGCCGGACGGATACGCCATGCGGCTGAGTGA
- a CDS encoding DUF4129 domain-containing protein — translation MRLSDATVAIRPRTAWEAMDLGVLMSQQHRRLLMTSWAIVTLPIYALLCLLLWDSPSLVVLVFWWLKPAFDRLPLYILSKALFGETPTLKQALRQWPAVLKPQLFASLTWRRLSLSRSFLMPVVQLEGLAGNARGLRLQVLLQRNGRAARWLTVIGVHLETVLWFGLMALFYMFIPQQVELEWDWQKLVAATEHDWLWFEHLVNVLYPLLLIIWEPIYVACGFSLYLNRRTILEAWDIELVFRRLRQRLSSAAPVLMLLALLLLPPAPPAWADEDSSAPDSPRLLNQPLTSEASRDSIKAILEAPPFKNPETVTRYRFGEGTTEPTEAKETPGWFKALFQWLGHQRYESAAALIQVLLWATLAGAIAWLVWRYREHFQALGQRRPTKRSPVERPAPPRMFGLDIREESLPDDVAARVEQLWSSDPRDALGLLYRALLSRLHHQFGVALKPADTEGQVLQRVEQLQHENLLAFSKHLTLHWQNIAYGHRTPPPDLQRELCDGWRGLFDTGVSR, via the coding sequence ATGCGGCTGAGTGATGCCACCGTTGCCATCCGTCCCCGTACCGCCTGGGAAGCCATGGACCTGGGCGTGCTGATGAGCCAGCAGCACCGACGGCTATTGATGACCAGTTGGGCCATTGTCACGCTGCCGATCTACGCGCTGCTGTGCCTGTTGTTGTGGGACTCGCCGTCCCTGGTCGTGTTGGTGTTCTGGTGGTTGAAACCGGCCTTCGACCGCTTGCCGCTGTACATCCTGTCCAAAGCGCTGTTCGGCGAAACGCCGACCCTGAAGCAGGCCTTGCGCCAGTGGCCCGCGGTGCTCAAGCCGCAATTGTTCGCCAGCCTGACCTGGCGGCGCCTGAGCCTGAGTCGCAGCTTCCTGATGCCGGTGGTGCAACTCGAAGGACTCGCCGGGAATGCGCGAGGGCTGCGCCTGCAAGTGTTGCTGCAACGCAACGGCCGCGCGGCGCGGTGGCTGACGGTGATCGGCGTGCACCTGGAGACCGTCTTGTGGTTCGGCCTGATGGCCCTGTTCTATATGTTCATACCGCAACAGGTCGAACTGGAATGGGATTGGCAGAAGCTGGTCGCAGCGACCGAGCACGACTGGTTGTGGTTCGAGCACTTGGTGAACGTCTTGTACCCCCTGCTGCTGATCATCTGGGAGCCGATATACGTCGCCTGCGGTTTCAGCCTCTACCTGAATCGGCGCACGATCCTTGAGGCCTGGGACATTGAACTGGTGTTCCGGCGACTGCGCCAGCGCCTGAGCAGCGCAGCCCCGGTGCTAATGCTGCTGGCGCTGCTCCTGCTGCCGCCGGCGCCCCCGGCCTGGGCCGACGAAGACAGCAGCGCCCCCGACAGCCCGCGCCTGCTCAACCAGCCCCTGACCAGCGAGGCCTCCAGGGACAGCATCAAGGCGATCCTCGAAGCCCCACCGTTCAAGAACCCGGAAACCGTCACCCGCTATCGTTTCGGCGAAGGCACCACCGAACCCACCGAAGCCAAGGAAACGCCGGGCTGGTTCAAGGCATTGTTCCAATGGTTGGGCCACCAGCGCTACGAATCTGCCGCCGCGCTGATCCAGGTCCTGCTCTGGGCCACTCTGGCGGGAGCGATTGCCTGGCTGGTCTGGCGCTACCGTGAACACTTCCAGGCCCTGGGCCAGCGTCGACCGACAAAACGGTCGCCCGTGGAACGACCGGCACCGCCCCGGATGTTCGGCCTGGATATTCGCGAAGAGAGTCTGCCGGACGACGTGGCGGCCCGCGTCGAGCAACTGTGGAGCAGTGATCCTCGTGACGCCCTGGGCCTGCTGTATCGGGCCTTGCTCAGCCGGTTGCATCATCAGTTCGGCGTTGCCTTGAAACCGGCCGATACCGAAGGCCAGGTGCTGCAGCGGGTCGAACAGCTCCAGCACGAAAACCTGCTGGCGTTCAGCAAACACCTGACCCTGCACTGGCAGAACATTGCCTATGGACACCGCACTCCGCCCCCGGATTTGCAGCGGGAGCTATGCGACGGCTGGCGCGGCTTGTTCGACACGGGAGTATCCCGATGA
- a CDS encoding DUF4350 domain-containing protein: MNRRAGWLLTILIVVALVGALAMYLYRNAVPYQETVDYGPSPEAQANPYLAAEHFLRQQGVEVEHANNLDVLPTLEPRQRTLLLLGERTNMTPRQVDQLMNWTRAGGRLLFVAEALWDDSTGSSGDLLLDRVQLHQLLSKDLKEPSPELIKDPYPELTKLYLEDEEAPAYVGFDTDFHLEDPKNLAQAWANSALSTHMMQLKHGQGSITVITDAELWKNDQIEQYDNAWLLWYLSADSTVTLLFNIDHDSLLILLLRYFPQALVALAALIALWLWRSAIRHGPLQQPASKARRQLEEHVQASAGFHLRHNGRQHLLQALRQDVLRRARHRHPGFEQLAVAEQWQVLARLSRQSTRAISQALSPRPKQRMSSAEFCRQVAHLQTLRNAL; encoded by the coding sequence ATGAACCGCCGCGCAGGGTGGCTGCTCACGATACTGATCGTCGTCGCGCTGGTGGGGGCGCTGGCCATGTACCTCTACCGGAACGCGGTGCCCTATCAGGAAACCGTCGATTACGGCCCGTCCCCCGAGGCCCAGGCCAATCCCTACCTGGCGGCCGAGCATTTCCTGCGCCAGCAGGGTGTGGAGGTCGAGCACGCCAACAACCTGGACGTCCTGCCTACCCTGGAACCCCGTCAGCGTACCCTGTTGCTGCTGGGTGAACGGACGAACATGACGCCACGGCAGGTCGACCAGTTGATGAACTGGACCCGTGCCGGTGGCCGCCTGCTGTTCGTGGCCGAAGCCTTGTGGGATGACAGCACCGGCAGCAGCGGCGACCTGCTGCTGGACCGCGTGCAACTGCACCAGCTCCTGAGCAAGGATCTCAAGGAGCCGTCCCCCGAGCTGATCAAGGATCCCTACCCCGAGCTGACCAAGTTGTACCTGGAAGACGAAGAGGCACCCGCCTATGTCGGCTTCGACACCGACTTTCACCTCGAAGACCCGAAGAACCTCGCCCAGGCCTGGGCCAACAGCGCGCTGTCGACCCACATGATGCAGCTGAAACACGGCCAGGGCTCGATCACCGTGATCACCGACGCCGAGCTGTGGAAGAACGACCAGATCGAGCAGTACGACAACGCCTGGCTGCTCTGGTACCTGAGCGCCGACAGCACCGTCACCTTGCTGTTCAATATCGACCACGACAGCCTGCTGATCCTGCTGCTGCGTTATTTTCCCCAGGCACTGGTGGCGCTGGCGGCCTTGATCGCCCTTTGGCTCTGGCGCTCGGCGATACGCCACGGCCCGCTGCAACAACCGGCTTCCAAGGCCCGGCGCCAGCTGGAAGAACATGTGCAGGCCAGCGCCGGGTTCCATCTGCGGCACAACGGCCGGCAGCATCTATTGCAGGCCTTGCGACAGGACGTGCTGCGCCGGGCGCGGCATCGTCATCCCGGCTTCGAACAACTGGCCGTCGCCGAACAGTGGCAAGTGCTTGCACGGCTCAGCCGCCAATCCACCCGGGCCATCAGCCAGGCCTTGAGCCCCCGGCCGAAACAGCGCATGTCCAGCGCCGAGTTCTGCCGCCAGGTCGCCCATCTGCAAACCCTCAGGAATGCCTTATGA
- a CDS encoding MoxR family ATPase: MTEQNEPAGSQAHAAQQRQRASQLAQAIRTELHKAVVGQAAVIDDVLTALIAGGHVLLEGVPGLGKTLLVRALARCFSGEFARIQFTPDLMPSDVTGHAVYDLQTEQFNLRKGPVFTNLLLADEINRAPAKTQAALLEAMQERQVTLEGRALPIAQPFMVLATQNPIEQEGTYPLPEAELDRFMLKVRMDYPDAEQELNMVRQVSRSTRADMLDVQPLRTVLQAKDVQALQRIASDLPMDDQVLDYAVRLARTTRSWPGLSLGAGPRASIALVRCARARALLRGGEFVVPDDIKGCALAVLRHRVRLAPELDIEGLSVDQVLGQLLDQVPAPRL; this comes from the coding sequence ATGACTGAACAGAACGAACCTGCCGGCAGCCAGGCCCATGCCGCCCAACAGCGCCAGCGCGCCAGTCAGCTGGCCCAGGCCATCCGCACCGAGCTGCACAAGGCGGTGGTCGGCCAGGCTGCGGTGATCGACGATGTGCTCACGGCTTTGATCGCCGGTGGCCACGTACTGCTCGAAGGGGTTCCCGGGCTGGGCAAGACGCTGCTGGTGCGTGCTCTGGCCCGCTGCTTCAGCGGCGAGTTCGCGCGCATCCAGTTCACCCCCGACCTGATGCCCAGCGATGTTACCGGGCATGCGGTGTACGACTTGCAGACCGAGCAGTTCAACTTGCGCAAGGGGCCGGTGTTTACCAACCTTCTGTTAGCGGACGAGATCAACCGTGCGCCGGCCAAGACCCAGGCCGCGTTGCTCGAAGCCATGCAGGAGCGCCAGGTGACCCTCGAAGGCCGTGCCTTGCCCATCGCCCAGCCCTTCATGGTGCTTGCCACCCAGAACCCCATCGAACAGGAAGGCACCTACCCGCTGCCGGAAGCCGAGCTCGACCGTTTCATGCTCAAGGTGCGCATGGACTACCCCGATGCCGAGCAAGAGTTGAACATGGTGCGCCAGGTCAGCCGCTCGACCCGCGCCGACATGCTCGATGTACAACCCTTGCGGACGGTGTTGCAGGCCAAGGACGTGCAAGCGCTGCAACGCATCGCCAGCGACCTGCCAATGGACGACCAGGTCCTCGACTACGCCGTGCGGCTGGCTCGCACCACCCGCAGTTGGCCGGGGTTGAGCCTGGGGGCCGGGCCACGGGCCTCGATCGCGCTGGTGCGTTGTGCAAGGGCCCGGGCGTTGCTGCGCGGCGGCGAGTTCGTGGTGCCGGACGACATCAAGGGCTGTGCCCTGGCGGTGCTGCGCCACCGGGTACGCTTGGCGCCCGAGCTGGACATCGAAGGGCTCTCGGTGGACCAGGTATTGGGACAACTGCTGGACCAAGTCCCGGCGCCGCGCTTGTGA
- a CDS encoding DUF58 domain-containing protein: MKPSRLLLIWLAILLVLGIGLGTLQALGIVVASALVSINWGLQLALLALAVLDAVRLRRLPSPRVQRQMPGSLALGRWSDVHLMIMHDAHQPLNVQVFDHVPNGLDFEYLPLSVELQPGQHSQVGYRLRPLKRGHFSFEHCEINLPSPLGLWTDKRLLDAVDEVRVYPDFARLYDGQLLVVDNWLNQLGVRQRQRRGQGMEFHQLREFREGDSLRQIDWKATARHRAPIAREYEDERDQQIIFMLDCGRRMRSQDDELSHFDHALNACLLLSYTALRQGDAVGLSTFASEPPRYLAPAKGQGQLNVLLNAVYDLDSSQRPADYQAAVNDLLTRQKRRALVVLVTNLRDEDDEDLLTAVKRLGQQHRVLVASLREEALDRLRQAPVQTLPEALAYCGTVDYLTARAELHERMSAHGISVLQARPGELGAELVTLYLGWKKAGNL, from the coding sequence ATGAAGCCCTCGCGCCTGCTGTTGATCTGGCTGGCAATCCTGCTGGTCCTGGGCATTGGGCTGGGTACGTTGCAAGCGCTGGGCATCGTGGTGGCATCGGCGCTCGTGTCGATCAATTGGGGCTTGCAGCTCGCCCTGCTGGCCCTGGCGGTCCTCGACGCCGTGCGCCTCAGGCGTTTGCCGTCGCCCCGCGTGCAACGGCAAATGCCCGGGAGCCTGGCACTGGGTCGCTGGAGCGACGTTCACCTGATGATCATGCACGACGCTCACCAGCCGCTGAACGTCCAGGTCTTCGATCACGTACCCAATGGTCTGGATTTCGAATACCTGCCACTGTCGGTCGAGCTGCAACCCGGCCAGCACAGCCAGGTCGGCTATCGCCTGCGCCCCCTCAAGCGTGGGCATTTCAGCTTCGAACACTGCGAAATCAATCTGCCCAGCCCATTGGGCCTGTGGACCGATAAGCGCCTGCTGGATGCGGTCGATGAAGTTCGCGTGTATCCCGATTTCGCCAGGCTCTACGACGGCCAGCTCCTGGTGGTGGACAACTGGCTCAACCAGCTCGGCGTGCGCCAGCGCCAACGGCGGGGCCAGGGGATGGAGTTCCATCAACTGCGCGAATTCCGCGAGGGCGACAGCCTGCGCCAGATCGACTGGAAGGCCACCGCCCGCCACCGCGCGCCGATCGCCCGGGAGTACGAGGACGAACGCGATCAGCAGATCATCTTCATGCTCGATTGCGGCCGGCGCATGCGCAGCCAGGACGATGAACTGTCGCATTTCGACCACGCTCTCAACGCCTGCCTGCTGCTCAGCTACACCGCGTTGCGCCAGGGTGACGCCGTGGGCCTGAGCACCTTCGCCAGCGAGCCGCCCCGCTACCTCGCCCCGGCCAAAGGCCAGGGCCAACTCAACGTGTTGCTCAACGCCGTGTACGACCTCGATAGCAGTCAACGTCCCGCCGATTACCAGGCCGCCGTCAACGACCTGCTGACCCGCCAGAAACGCCGGGCCCTGGTGGTGCTGGTGACCAATCTGCGGGATGAAGACGACGAAGACCTGCTGACGGCGGTCAAACGGCTGGGCCAGCAGCACCGGGTATTGGTGGCGAGCTTGCGCGAAGAAGCGCTCGACCGGCTTCGCCAGGCGCCGGTGCAGACCTTGCCGGAGGCGTTGGCCTATTGCGGGACGGTGGACTATTTGACTGCACGGGCCGAGCTGCATGAACGGATGAGCGCCCATGGCATTTCGGTGCTGCAAGCCCGGCCCGGGGAGCTGGGGGCCGAGCTGGTGACGCTGTACCTGGGATGGAAAAAGGCAGGGAATCTATAA